Sequence from the Sphingomonas sp. SORGH_AS_0950 genome:
CTTCCAGAGGGGAGCGCGGGCCTTTTTGCTGTGTAACGCTTCCAGCGGAGAGGGATCGGGGATGCGGCCCCTCGCATAAGGTGCTACTCCTTTCATGATAGAAGGGGGATGCGCCATGATGATCGCCCGCTCGACTGCCACGCCCGATCGTTCCGTCTGGTCGGCCATCGTTCCTCCCCTCGTCATCATGGCGGCGGCGGCCCTGCTCCGCCTGCCGATCGCACTGGCCCATCCCCATGCAGCGGCATTGCTGTTCCTGTGGATCGCTTCCGACGCGATGATGCTGGGCCTGATCGCCCGCCATCGCCGTCCCGGCTGGCGCGCGGGCATTGCTGCCATGGCGATGGCGGGCTCGGCGGTCCTTTCCCTGTCGCCGGTGCCGATCCGCGCCGCCCTGGTCGACATGCCCTGGGCGCTGGCGGTGCCGGTGGTCGCGATCGGCCTTCATGGCGGCTGGGGCCTGTGGCGCGTGGCGGAGCGGGTGCGACATTGGGATGCGCGTGATCCCGATCGCTGGGGCGCATTGCTTGGCGAAATTCTACCCCCGCCACTCGCGCGCTTCGCCATGGCCGAGGCGAGGCTGCTGCATCTGGCCCTGTTTCGCTGGAACGGCGCACCCGACGTGCCGCCGGGGACGATCGGCTTTGCCTATCACCGCTATCTCCAGCCGATGATGATCGCGCTGCTGCTGCTATCCTGCATCGAGATCGGGGTCACGCACCTGCTCATTGCGCATTGGAACCGGACGCTGGCGTGGATCCTGTTCGCGATCAGCGACGTGTCGCTTCTCTATCTGGTCGGCCTCATCAAGTCGCTGCGGCTGGCACCTGTGTTGCTGACCCCGACGGGGGTACGGATTCGCGCCGGGATTCTGATCGACCGGATAATCCCCTATGAAGCGATCGCCGAAGTCACGGCGAATCCCGATGGAGAGACGGTGCGGGCGCCGGGCAGCTGGAACGTGGCGTTGCTCGCCTGGCCCAACCTGATGCTCCGGCTCGAAACGCCGCTGCCGCCCCGTTCGCCCTGGCATGGCGCGCCGGTCCACGCGATCGCCTTGCGGCTCGACGAGCCCGGTCGCTTCCTCGACGAATTGCGCGCCCGGCTGGTCACTCGGCGGGTGACGGGCCGGTCCTGAGCCATTAAAGGGCGTGGCCATGACCCAGATCACCGTCGCCGCGCTGCAACTGGCCTTCACCGCCGATATCGACCGCAACATCGCCGAGGTGTCGCGCCTCGTTCGCGAGGCGGCGGCCCAGGGGGCGCAGGTGATCCTGCCGCCCGAATTGTTCGAGGGCGAATATTTCTGCCGCGTCGAGGACGAGGGACTGTTCGCCAACGCCAAGCCGACCGCCGAGCACAAGGCGGTGCGCGCGATGCAGGCGCTGGCCTCCGAGCTGAAGGTCCATATCCCGACCAGCTTCTTCGAGGCGGATGGCCCGCATCACTATAACTCGCTGGCGATGATCAATCCCGACGGGCAGGTCGCGGGCGTCTATCGCAAGAGCCATATCCCGGACGGTCCGGGCTATGAGGAGAAATTCTATTTCCGCCCCGGCAATACCGGGTTCAAGGTGTGGGACGGCCCCGCGACCAAGCTGGGCGTCGGCATCTGCTGGGACCAATGGTACCCGGAGACGGCGCGCGCGATGATGCTGATGGGCGCCGAAATCCTGTTCTACCCCACCGCGATCGGCAGCGAGCCGCATGACGACAGCCTCGACACCGCCCGGCTGTGGCGGCGCGCGATGGTCGGCCATGCCGTGTCGAACGTCGTGCCGATCGTCGCGGCCAACCGGGTCGGCTGCGAGCATGGTCAGACCTTCTACGGCACCAGCTTCATCTGCGACGAGCGCGGCGACATCCTGGCGGAGTTGGACCGCGAGGAAGAGGGCGTGATCGTCGCCACGCTCGACATCGACCGGGTGAAGCGCCACCGCGCGGCGTTCGGCTTCTTCCGCGACCGCCGTCCCGAGCTGTACGGGCGGCTGGTCCAGGATATCTGACGTCTTGTTCCTCCCCAGGCGCGCTTGGGGAGGAGGGGGATCATCCCCGCAAGGCCAGCGCCCGTTCGAACACCGCCTCGAACATGGTGGGGGTCAGTCGCCCGGTATTCTGGTTGTAGCGCGAGCAGTGATAGCTATCGAGCACCACCGGCCCGCCGCCGGGCAGGCGGTGCTCGGCCAGATGCGCGAACCGCGCCTTGGGCAGGCGTCCGCCCAGTGCCTTGATGACCGATCGGTGCGCGATCTCGCCCAGTGCGATGACGACCGACAGCCGGGGCAGCGCGGCGAGTTCCTGCTCCAGGAAGGTGCGGCAGGTGCGGATTTCGTCGGGCGTCGGCTTGTTCTCGGGCGGCAGGCACTTGACCGCGTTCAGGATCACCGCGCCGTTCAGCGTCAGGCCGTCATCGACCCGCGCGTCGAAATTCCCCTCGGCCAGCCCGAACCGGGCGAGCGTGCCATAGAGCAGCGGCCCGGCGCCATCGCCGGTAAAGGGGCGGCCGGTACGATGCGCGCCATGCTTGCCGGGGGCCAGGCCGACGATCGCCAGCCAGGGATCGGCATCGCCGAAGGGCGGCACGGGGCCGTTCCACCAGCCGGGATATTCGGCGGCGACCGCGTGGCGGACCTCGACCAGGCGGGGGCATAGCGGGCAGTCATGGGGCGGCTGGACGGGCACGAGCGGTGCGGGGATGGCGGGAAAGGATGCATCGGACATCGCGCTCGGGTAGTCGTCGGGCATGACGACGACAAGCTATGCCATCGCGCTGGGTTCCAACCGTCCGGGGCGGCATGGCTCGCCGCGCGCCGAGATCCGCGCGGCGCTGGCCAAGCTGGGCGATGTCCGCGCGGTGTCGCCGATCATCGTCACCGCGCCGGTCGGCCCGTCGATCCGGGCCTTCGCCAATGCCGCCGCGCTGGTCGACAGCCCGCTCGATCCGCCCGCGATGCTGGCGCGGCTGAAGGCGATCGAACGCGCCTTCGGGCGGCGGCGCGGGCAGCGCTGGGGCGCGCGGGTGATCGACCTCGACATCATCCTGTGGTCGGGCGGGGTCTGGCGGTCGCCGGGACTCGTTGTCCCACACATCGCCTATGCCGCACGCGCCTTCGTGCTGCACCCGCTGGCCGCCATCGCCGCGGACTGGCGCGATCCGCGCGACGGCCGCCGGGTGAGACATTTGCGACATGGTGTTGACCGCAGGCGTCCGCGCCCCTAGGTCGCTTCCACCCCGATGGAGGGTCCGTAGCTCAGTTGGTAGAGCAAGCGACTTTTAATCGAGAGGTCCCGGGTTCGAGTCCCGGCGGACCCACCACGGGGTGTTTCAAGACATTGCGGACCTTTCCCGATCGGCAGGTGGCATAAGCGCCCCGCCGCGTCCCCGCCTGATACGCGTGGCACGATGGGGTCATGGCGGCAGGGGCTGCCCCATGGTAATCCGTAGCGGCGCCAATGACGTAGGATGCTGGCGCGCCGAACAGGACGAGCGCCGCATGGATTTTCCGCTGATCGCCCCCCGACCGCCCCGGCTGTCCGAACATCTGGACGGGCTGAAGCGGATCGAGGCGTCCGGGCAGTTCAGCAACAACGGCCCCGAAGTCCGCGCGCTCGAGGCGGAGATGGTGGACCGACTCTTCGACGGCCGGGGGGCGGCGCTGGCGGTGGGCAATGCGACCCTGGGCCTGATGATCGCCATCCGGCAGGCGGCGGGCATGACGCCGAAGCCCGGCATGCTGGCGATGATGCCCGCCATGACCTTTGCCGCGACCGCGCAGGCGGCGATCTGGGCGGGGCTGACGCCGTTGATCGTCGATGTCGATCCGCAGAACTGGACGGCCGACCCGGGCGAGGAGGAGCGGATGCTCGCGCGCCATGGCGACCGGATCGGGGCGATCGTGCCCTATGCCACGTTCGGCACGGACATCGACCTGGATCGCTATGCCTGGCTGGCCAGACGCCATGGCGTGGGCGTGGTCGTCGATGCGGCGGCGTCGCTGGGCACGCTGGACGAACGGGGGCAGGGGTTCGGCACGGGTGCGCCCTTCACGCTGGTCTATTCGATGCACGCGACCAAGACCTTTTCGGTCGGGGAGGGCGGGCTGGTCTATAGCGGCGATGGCGACCGCATCGACCAGTTGCGCGCGATGGTGAATTTCGGTTTCGAGCGCGGGCGGGTCGCGACGCTGCCCGGTATCAACGCCAAGATGCCCGAGATACTGGCCCTGATGGCGCGCGTGAAACTGGCGGAGATCGACGCCGTCTGCGCCGCGCGCGCGGATCTGGACCGCGAATATCGCGACAGCCTGCCCGGCTATGGCTTTCAGGCGGAGCGGGGGCGGCGGCAGGCGACGCAGTTCATGCCGGTGCTGTTGCCGCCCGCCATTGCGGCGCGGCGCGATGCGGTGATCGCCGCCCTGGCGGCGGACGGCGTCGGGGCGGGCCATTATTTCAGCCCGCATCTCGGCGAGCAGCCGCTGTTCCGCGACACTGCGCTGATCCAGCCGACCCCGGTGGCGGATGCGCTGTCGGTGCGGATGCTGAGCCTGCCGATCACGGACGGGATGAAGCCGGGCGATGCCGGGATCGTCGCCGAGCGGCTGAAGGCGGTGGTCGCGCGCATCGCCGCCGAGGGCGCGCCCGCGCCGGACCGCGACCGGCCCTGTGGTTGCCTGGTGGTGGGGGGAGGCCCGGCGGGAACCGCGATCCTGATCGCGGCGAGCAAGACGGGACAGCTGGCGCCGCTGGCCCGGCAGGGACTGGTCCTGGTCGAACGGTCGGACCGGATCGGCGCGGGCGAGCTGGGCGGCTATGCCATCCGGTCGGACACCACCGCCGAGACCTTCTTGTCGGCGGTGAAGGGCAATCCGCATCCCGAACTGGCCGCGCTGGAGGCGCATCCGGCGGGGCAGGTGATGGCGGGCTATTGCGGGGCGCTGGGCGCGCCGCTCCGCGATACCGCGCCGCTGCTGGAGGCGACGGCGCAGCGGCTGCGCGGGATCGTCACGGATCATGGCGGGGCGGTCCTGACCGCGACCGAGGCATTGCGCGCGGACCGCATGGCGGATGGCGGGTGGCGCACCACCCTGAACGGTCCCGATGGCGTCCGCACCCTGACCTCGCGGCATATCGTCATCGCCACGGGGGGATACCAGACCGACGAACAGATGGCCGACACGATGGTGGCGGGCGCGCGGCTGGGCGATATGGCGGGGGACCGGCTGATGCGATCCGACGCGCTGCTGCGGCATGGCGGGATCGATCGGGTGCGGGAGCGGCTGGCGGGTGTCCGTGCGCCCCGCGTCGCGATCATCGGCGCATCGACCAGCGCGATCGCCTGCGCCGTGCAACTGCTCAAATGCCATGATCTGCCCTTCGGAGCGGAGGCGATCACCCTGCTCGCCCGGACACCGCCCAAGCCCTTCTTCCCGACGGTCGAGGCCGCCCATGCCGAGGGGTTCACCGATTTCACCCCGGACGACATCTGCCCGGTCAGCGGCTTCGTGCTGCGCCTTGCCGGGTTGCGGCTGGAGTCGCGCGAACTGGTCCTGCGGATGCTGGCGCTTGGCGGGCGCACGCCCGATCCGCGGCTGGCGCTTCACCGGATCGCGGGAGAGGCGGACCTGCACGCGCGCGCCATCATCGGCGCGGCCGATCTGGTGATCGGGGCGCTCGGCTATCGCCCGCGCGCGCTGCCGCTGTTCGACGCCGACGGGGTGGCCATCGCATTGGCGCATGAGGAGGGGCGGCCGATGGTCGACCGCCATTGCCATATCCTCGATGCGCAGGATCGCCCGGTGCCGGGCGCCTATGGCATCGGCCTGTCCGCCGGTTTCGTGCCCTGGGGGCCGCTGGGGGGAGAGAAGAGCTTCCGGGGGCAGGCCAACGGACTGTGGCTGTGGCAGAATGATGTCGGCCGGATGATCGTCGATCAGGTGCTGGGGCAGGGCGATGCGCAATCGGGTGCGGCGGCGGCATGAGCGATCCGATCGTCAGCGTCGTCATTCCCGCCTATAACGGCGCGGCGCTGATCGGTGAGACGCTGGCCAGCCTGGAAACCCAGACGCTGACCCGGTGGGAGGCGCTGGTCGTCGACGACTGCTCGTCCGACGACACCCGCGCGCTGGTGCGCCACTGGCGCGATCCGCGTGTCCGCCTGATCGAGAATGCGGTGAATGGCGGGCCGGTGCGGACGCGCAATCGCGGCTTTGCCGAGGCGCGGGGGCGCTATCTGGCGGGGCTGGACCAGGACGATCTCTGCCGTCCCGAAAGGCTGGCGCGGCAGGTCGCCTATCTGGAGGCGAATCCCGATGTCGTGCTGGTGGGCGCGCAGGCGGAGCAATGGGTCGAGGGGCGGATCCTGCCCATGAACTATGCGCCGCACACCACCCCCGATCTGATAGCCTGGCTGAGCTGGATCGAGAATCCGCTGGTCTGGTCGACGGTGATGGTCCGTGCCGAGGTCGCGCGGCGGCTCGATCCGTTCACGCGGCCCGACATCCTCTATGCCGAGGATTTCGACCTGTATCATCGCATCCGCCGATTCGGCCGGATCGCGCGGCTCGACGAGCCGCTGCTGATCTATCGCCAGCATGCCGGGGGCGTGTCCAAGCGCTTCACCGACACGATGCGGGACAGTGCGACGCGGGTGCTGGCCGAGGCGCATCGGCGGCATCTGGGCGCGGAGGCCGAGGCGGTCGCGCGGCTGCTGGTCCGGCACAATATGGGCGGCGTCCCGGTCGCGGACGGGGCGATGTTCCGGCGGCTGGGACGGGCGATCGCCGGATTGCAGGCGGCCTTCGTCGCCGAGGTCGCGCCGCGTGACGAATCCCTCGCGCTGATCCGCTGGGAAACCGCGCGGCGATGGCGGCAACTGGCGCGCGCCGCGCTGCGCTCGGGCCGCGTGACGCTGGGCGATGTGCTGAGCGCGCGGCCGCCGCATCTGGGGCTGGGCTATGCGGGACTGGACGATCTGCTGCGCTGGCGTGCCATCGGCGCGGTGCGACAGCTGCGTCGCATCCGTCGGGAATTGGACTCATCCACCGTCGAAAACGAATCGCCCAAGGGGTGATTCGCGGCGTCGACGTCGCGCTTCGGGATTGGGAAGGGCCGCTTGCGGACGGTCCAAACAAAAGCCCGCGCAGAGGGGGCTGCGCGGGGGATGGCAATCAGTGCGTCTTGGGAGCCGGGCTTGTCGATCCGCAAGCCCCGGAAAAATCAGAAAAGATGATGAACCAGTCGCGAGGCGCCCAGCGCGACGCCGCCAACGGCGATCCAGCTGGCCATCGCACCGAAGGCCAGGATCAGCAAACGGTCAACGGGCGAAATGGCGTTATCGTTCATGGTCATCGGTCCTCTCCGACCGGTCTGCCTGCCGGTATGAGACATTTCTGCGACAAAATTCGCCGAGAAGCAAACCCATTTTTCAAATCAGCCTGATTGATAAATTCTCCGTTCAGGAAAAAGGAGAGGGACAAATGCGTGCCTTGGCCTCGCCAGGCCCGGAAATCGGGCATTTCCCCTTGCCTTGCCAGGGAGATGGCATGATCAGCACCCTTCTATGACAGACCCGAACCCCGTCCCCGATATGTGCCCCGCATCCGTGTTGAGCGAACCCGGTGTTCGACCCTCGACCATGCCGCTGGCGTTGCGTGGCGCCGCTGCGGGCGCAATGGCGCTGGCGCTTCTGCTGATTCTGGGCCTGCTGATCGATCACTGGCCCTTTGCCTGGGACCGGGCGATTCTGACCGGGCTGCGCGCGCATGGCCAGTCGCGCGCGCTGATGCGGGCGGCGGTCGATGTCACCGCGCTGGGCAGCGTGCC
This genomic interval carries:
- a CDS encoding DegT/DnrJ/EryC1/StrS family aminotransferase, giving the protein MVIRSGANDVGCWRAEQDERRMDFPLIAPRPPRLSEHLDGLKRIEASGQFSNNGPEVRALEAEMVDRLFDGRGAALAVGNATLGLMIAIRQAAGMTPKPGMLAMMPAMTFAATAQAAIWAGLTPLIVDVDPQNWTADPGEEERMLARHGDRIGAIVPYATFGTDIDLDRYAWLARRHGVGVVVDAAASLGTLDERGQGFGTGAPFTLVYSMHATKTFSVGEGGLVYSGDGDRIDQLRAMVNFGFERGRVATLPGINAKMPEILALMARVKLAEIDAVCAARADLDREYRDSLPGYGFQAERGRRQATQFMPVLLPPAIAARRDAVIAALAADGVGAGHYFSPHLGEQPLFRDTALIQPTPVADALSVRMLSLPITDGMKPGDAGIVAERLKAVVARIAAEGAPAPDRDRPCGCLVVGGGPAGTAILIAASKTGQLAPLARQGLVLVERSDRIGAGELGGYAIRSDTTAETFLSAVKGNPHPELAALEAHPAGQVMAGYCGALGAPLRDTAPLLEATAQRLRGIVTDHGGAVLTATEALRADRMADGGWRTTLNGPDGVRTLTSRHIVIATGGYQTDEQMADTMVAGARLGDMAGDRLMRSDALLRHGGIDRVRERLAGVRAPRVAIIGASTSAIACAVQLLKCHDLPFGAEAITLLARTPPKPFFPTVEAAHAEGFTDFTPDDICPVSGFVLRLAGLRLESRELVLRMLALGGRTPDPRLALHRIAGEADLHARAIIGAADLVIGALGYRPRALPLFDADGVAIALAHEEGRPMVDRHCHILDAQDRPVPGAYGIGLSAGFVPWGPLGGEKSFRGQANGLWLWQNDVGRMIVDQVLGQGDAQSGAAAA
- the aguB gene encoding N-carbamoylputrescine amidase; protein product: MTQITVAALQLAFTADIDRNIAEVSRLVREAAAQGAQVILPPELFEGEYFCRVEDEGLFANAKPTAEHKAVRAMQALASELKVHIPTSFFEADGPHHYNSLAMINPDGQVAGVYRKSHIPDGPGYEEKFYFRPGNTGFKVWDGPATKLGVGICWDQWYPETARAMMLMGAEILFYPTAIGSEPHDDSLDTARLWRRAMVGHAVSNVVPIVAANRVGCEHGQTFYGTSFICDERGDILAELDREEEGVIVATLDIDRVKRHRAAFGFFRDRRPELYGRLVQDI
- the folK gene encoding 2-amino-4-hydroxy-6-hydroxymethyldihydropteridine diphosphokinase, with amino-acid sequence MTTTSYAIALGSNRPGRHGSPRAEIRAALAKLGDVRAVSPIIVTAPVGPSIRAFANAAALVDSPLDPPAMLARLKAIERAFGRRRGQRWGARVIDLDIILWSGGVWRSPGLVVPHIAYAARAFVLHPLAAIAADWRDPRDGRRVRHLRHGVDRRRPRP
- a CDS encoding glycosyltransferase, whose product is MSDPIVSVVIPAYNGAALIGETLASLETQTLTRWEALVVDDCSSDDTRALVRHWRDPRVRLIENAVNGGPVRTRNRGFAEARGRYLAGLDQDDLCRPERLARQVAYLEANPDVVLVGAQAEQWVEGRILPMNYAPHTTPDLIAWLSWIENPLVWSTVMVRAEVARRLDPFTRPDILYAEDFDLYHRIRRFGRIARLDEPLLIYRQHAGGVSKRFTDTMRDSATRVLAEAHRRHLGAEAEAVARLLVRHNMGGVPVADGAMFRRLGRAIAGLQAAFVAEVAPRDESLALIRWETARRWRQLARAALRSGRVTLGDVLSARPPHLGLGYAGLDDLLRWRAIGAVRQLRRIRRELDSSTVENESPKG
- a CDS encoding uracil-DNA glycosylase, giving the protein MSDASFPAIPAPLVPVQPPHDCPLCPRLVEVRHAVAAEYPGWWNGPVPPFGDADPWLAIVGLAPGKHGAHRTGRPFTGDGAGPLLYGTLARFGLAEGNFDARVDDGLTLNGAVILNAVKCLPPENKPTPDEIRTCRTFLEQELAALPRLSVVIALGEIAHRSVIKALGGRLPKARFAHLAEHRLPGGGPVVLDSYHCSRYNQNTGRLTPTMFEAVFERALALRG